The following DNA comes from Papaver somniferum cultivar HN1 unplaced genomic scaffold, ASM357369v1 unplaced-scaffold_128, whole genome shotgun sequence.
TCAAAATCTTCAGTCTGAAAATAACTTTGAGAGTCGTTATGGTTGTATTATTAAACAATGAAGATATTTATATACCATGACAACTtcttttgagaatattttaatttctGAATTCGTAAAAGCATTTCATTGAATCGAAAAAGCATACATCTTTCACAACATTATGACGAAGAAAAAGAAATATAATACATCTTTCACAGCGTTATATTGAAGGAAAATCTTTCATAGAATACTATtgaaggaaaataaataacatagatcATATCATCAAACTTAAACAATTGATCATATAGGTTTAAATCATAGGTATTTTATTCCAAGATACGATAGAATCATCATGCTCAATTTTTTTTTGCCATGGATAGCTTTATATCCGGCTCGATCTATCCCTTCCTGAAAAACAAATCAGTATTATTCAAAATTATTTTTGATGAACAACTTCTTGACATACTTATAGCATCCGCCTTAGTGGGATTGGATTCCTTTACAACTTTCTTTCCTTTTTGAAAGCTTAATATTGTTTAAAGAGATTCTCGAATCTTTTCTTAATGATTTTGAACGATCTTCCATTACTATTTTTGTTTAACACCATAAAAACTATAAATGTACGGTTCCAAAAAGAGTCGGAGATTTGATACATGTTAATATCTAGACCTTCGTCATGAAATGTGATCATCACTCACCCTCTAACAATGGCAAAAAAATATTCTTTGTAACAGTAGTGAGTAACcatggtgtttttttttctttttttgggtgAGAAAGAGATGAAAATGAGTTTGAAAGTTAAACATTATGGTTTAGATGAGGAAGAGATGAGAGAAGTGTCTCTTTTATAGATCTTAATGACCCAACAACTAGTTTTTCAGAAAACTAGTCGTTTAGAGACTCAACCGTATTGGTTCAAGTCAAAATTTGTAATAATTTCTTTTAGAGTCGTCATGATCGTACTGTAAAACCATGATGACTTGTTAAACTTTTAGAGAGTCGTCATTTAAAAATTTTCAACACCATGATGACTCCTTtgtaaattttcaaaatttatagATGGAGGGTATTTTTTTGCCGATGATTCGTCAGGGTAATTCCATGAGTTTTCATTGTCAGGACTAAGAGTCGCCAGTCCGCTAAAATGCACCAAAACTACTGTTGGGATACCAGAGTGCCCTGAGCTTGTCAGGTAAGTAAAGTAGTCATTAAGCTAAAATGCACAATGACGACTCATATGCCTAGATAAAACTAATACTGAAATACCAGAAAAGTCATGATGGTCGACAACGTTAGACCATGAAGACTTATTCATGTGTATGGTTAAATAGTCTTACATCTGATTTTTTTTATAGGTGGTAGAAAGACTCAAAGATTAACCTGAAACCGTCTCTCAATATGCACAAATACTTTCTACCACTAACACGTACAACATATAAGCAGCCGCCTTAGTACGAACCTCATATAAGCGGCCACCGTAGCACGAACCTCAACATCATAGAGGCGACCattctttctttcattttttgTTGGCCCAACATATATGTCCCTCAATTTCGCAAGATAATAAAACTCTCTCTTCGGGCACTTTTTTCCCATTACGAACATGTACTGCATCTTTTCCACATTCCATCTAAACAACTCCTTGGCCCACTCATTCAATTTATTCCAAGGAAGGTTTCTATTGAATTTATTATCttcaatggatttttttttccaacaTGGAGCCCTAAAATCTGTTCTGCATCATATGGGGTCAATGCCATCTCGCCAAATGGGAATTGAAAAGTATCGACTTCACCATAAAACCTTTCACAGAAGCAAGATATCGCGGATCGAAGCTTTCTAACCTCGTATATCTAGCGACCTTGTCATATGCAATCACGGAGTTCTGTATGGTAGGATACAAACCATAGTTTTCtacaatatctctaactctttgaTATTCATTTCCTAGCTTCCACAAATCCCTTTTTACACACGAAGATTGGCGTCTGAAAGACTACGATTTTCATACGATCTTACATAATAGAGGAAAAATAGGGAGAACAAATATAATCAGAAACTAATTAACAACAACTGATCAAATAACAAGCAAAGTTTTTAGATTGTTACGATGGTCTCATAGAGTCAGGATATCCAAATAAAACCTTTTCACCATCTTTAGGTAAATTTTTTCCTTGCCCTTGTCCTCCACTACCAACTCCTTAtgtacctcctcctcctcctcctcatcatcataattacCATCACTACTACCATCACCAACACCTttaccaccaacaccatcatTTTTATCACCATCTTCTTCACCACTTGAAGAACCTTCTTCATTGTCACCACCACCTTGTGGTTGGAAATCTCCTTCTTCCGTAGCTTCACCATCACCGGAAAATCCACAGACGAAAtataggaggaagaagaagaaaccatCAGTACCACCAGCACCATCACTTTCATCACCATTTTTCACCACTTGAAGAACCTTCTTCACTGTCACCACCACCTTGTGGTGAGAAATCTCCTTCTTCCGTAGCTTCACCATCATCGGAAGAATCCACAGATGGAATAAAGGAGGAAGAAAAGGAAGCCGGTGGGTCATTACCTTGTTATGTAACATCTTTGATAACTAACGGTACCCCTTTCGGACGTTTCCCACGATATGGATCGCCCCCCATGAATTTATTTTTGCAGAGAGGTTTTGAAGGAGGAGCGTGCACATGCTAGTTCTCGTTTTTGATTTTTGTGTATTTGACATTGAGGTCACAGTACTAGAGTCGTTATGGTCTAAATTATTGACCATGACAACTTTCAATTATACCATGACGACTTCTAGTTATACCATGATGACATTTTGTAAATTTAGGAAAGAAAGGGTGCTTTTTAGTTTACTTACTTTCTGATTAGGGCCATATCTTCTTCCAATTCTTCacgatttgatttttccttgattCTCGATTATGATTTTCCTTTGAGTTTATCTACTATCTTAGGGTTTTCCACATCTTTCAGGCATTTCTTCGTATGATGCATTGTATTcatagaagaagttaatcgtcgattaaagttttcaAACTGACGGTTATGACGATGAATTGAGTTTTAAGAGAAAAAAATTGAGGAAGAAGGAATCGTTAAGTTTAGCGAGTTTAGAGAGAGCAATTTCTAATTTTTTGTTTTGGAATTGAAATAAACTGGGACTAATGGGTTAAGAGTTAATAGGATTTTAAGTTTAGAATTAATTGTATAATATTTCACTCTCATTTGACACCCTCTATAATTTTTATATTGCGAGTAGAATTGATACACCTCGTGGTTAATCCTTATAGCCACCGATTAAACGAGGATGTTTATATTTTGGTACCagtaaatcatttttttttaagtttctcGATAACTACACAAGTCCAGTGCTAAACAAAACTTGGATACCAAAGTAcaaatcacaagtaaacctaccCAACACTTataataaactaaaaaaaaaaacaaaaaaaaaacattgttaCACTGAAGGCCAAGTAAGAGAAGATCATGAGAGAACTTTATTTTCTTGACCTTATCTTGACTTAAGTTTTTTGAACAATAGTTCATTAACATTATTTCTCAACCTCAATTTGACTTGAGTATTTTGAACAGAGTACATTGACTACTTTGACTCTAAATGAAGTTTCAAGTTAAGGGTATTGGGCCCAGCATGTCTTTGACCCATTTACCAAAATTATTGTAAGATGTTCCCCCCATTTTAGTAGCATGTTCAGCCTTAGCTTTCCATTTCATGGcattttccttcatcttcttcccttTCGCTCCTTCCATTAATTCCCGTAACAGTGCTTCAATTTCCTCTCTCTTTACATCGTTATCGATCTCCATTCCGGCTTCCCAAATTTCACACGCAAACCTACAATTAGTCTGTTGATCAGCGAAAAATGGCCAACAAATTATAGGTACACCGTTGTATAGACTCTCCAACATTGAATTCCAACCGCAGTGAGTTAAAAATCCTGCTATTGACGGATGAGATAGCACCTTATCTTGAGGGCACCAACTGGCTATATACCCTCTATCTTTAATCTCAGCGACGAGTTCCTCTGGTAGTCCTACCGAATCACCCATGACAACGTCGGGGCGGATTATCCATAGGAAGTTGAATCTACTATTGGCTAATCCCCAAGAAAATTCTTTCAGCTGCTCATCAGTCATAACAGTGATGCTCCCAAAATTTACATAAATAACTGAGTTTGGCTCTCTTTCACCCAACCATGATAAGCAGTTGGAGTCTTCTTTCCATAGGTTTGACCGCATTGACTTCAGTTGACCTTCAATAGGTATTTGTTCTTGTTTGATCAACATTGCAATGGGACCAATAGTGTAGATACTGCCAGGAAATATGGACGAGACCGCATCTAAAACTTCTTGTTCTAAGTTGTCGAACGTGTTAAAAATGATAGACGATTCGTTTAGACAGCTTTGAGCTTCTCCCcccatgaaattaaacatgatatCATCCTCAGGGTTACTCGTTCCAATGAAGCTTGGCAAGTCCCTAAACCTGATATTTTTCATGCCAGGTACCCAGTCGAGAACCTCATCAAGATTAACAAGGAAGTCTTCATCtgtaaatttaaaaacaaaaaccgTGTAGCTATATATGGTTAGGAAATGTATAGCAAGCATAAATAACTCTAACCATG
Coding sequences within:
- the LOC113331874 gene encoding linamarin synthase 1-like is translated as MATLLEEPHVVLVPYPSQGHITPFMELGKLLHSRGFHITLVNTEFNHKRLLRASGLEALNAYRGFKFETIPDGLPPSDRDATQDVPSLCVATRKNLFGPFIDLVKNKLNSSSSSPTVTCIIADGVMSFATKAAKELGILAVRFWTASACSFIGYLQFREVINRGLVPVSKDEDFLVNLDEVLDWVPGMKNIRFRDLPSFIGTSNPEDDIMFNFMGGEAQSCLNESSIIFNTFDNLEQEVLDAVSSIFPGSIYTIGPIAMLIKQEQIPIEGQLKSMRSNLWKEDSNCLSWLGEREPNSVIYVNFGSITVMTDEQLKEFSWGLANSRFNFLWIIRPDVVMGDSVGLPEELVAEIKDRGYIASWCPQDKVLSHPSIAGFLTHCGWNSMLESLYNGVPIICWPFFADQQTNCRFACEIWEAGMEIDNDVKREEIEALLRELMEGAKGKKMKENAMKWKAKAEHATKMGGTSYNNFGKWVKDMLGPIPLT